Proteins encoded within one genomic window of Oryza glaberrima chromosome 12, OglaRS2, whole genome shotgun sequence:
- the LOC127756803 gene encoding uncharacterized protein LOC127756803 yields MADCNDKSSASSMEKQTYAQNKYGGITPKKPLISKDPERAYFDSADWVLGKQAANGSARAAIESLKPKLKRTPHHQLPPRNPTCASS; encoded by the exons ATGGCAGACTGCAACGACAAGTCATCAGCCTCTTCCATGGAAAAACAG ACCTATGCTCAAAACAAGTATGGAGGAATTACACCCAAGAAGCCTCTGATTTCAAAG GACCCTGAGCGCGCCTACTTCGATTCCGCAGACTGGGTCCTAGGCAAG CAAGCTGCAAACGGCAGCGCAAGGGCAGCAATTGAGTCCTTGAAGCCAAAGCTAAAG AGAACGCCCCATCACCAGCTCCCCCCTCGCAACCCGACCTGTGCATCCAGCTGA
- the LOC127757384 gene encoding serine/threonine-protein kinase TIO produces MGIEDYHVIVLVGEGSFGKVYMGRRKYTRQTVAMKFILKHGKTDKDIHNLRQEIEILRKLKHENIIEMIDSFETPQEFCVVTEFAQGELFEVLEDDKCLPEEQVQAIAKQLVKALHYLHSNRIIHRDMKPQNILIGKGSVVKLCDFGFARAMSANTVVLRSIKGTPLYMAPELVREQPYNHTADLWSLGVILYELFVGQPPFYTNSVYALIRHIVKDPVKYPENMSAHFKSFLKGLLNKSPQSRLTWPALLEHPFVKDDSVEPAADNGTVPYEVKGSEATWKADEIQTSRKQPPVTDPQSRNTVENREIVYDKQNNKKVEGPKHAAEDHHGSATGPGSDISILSECSALDKLEKTSQTVKGANAIIEDSEVLSTALSPIKIWLSNTSTSPRELNIDDANQSLRIVKNLIEAGSYQSFAAIDDIICMFLECTSVIIKTKISDAYSFAVKCLAIGRKLLDTSEGPVLQSYDRHWSSLYELYSQILVSTIDPSGRISRESTACLALMLSRVISGLKTSISSESPKPMEESLIKIINHARSSQLLELLCECLIASGSDIVSGSTNMVPAACEACKAIWYLAHAVDIMSLGTHNFSFPLANSWRQVHAKLDGKMQDQGSLPASQKKDSLSDIDSTHLINIFVKSFLASKPMQVAVYHCLHNGLESAIHASLQLISRACLLDASFCAMICGPINPSSNVNEVEHGGDGTIVSDMFSLLSLCGSYLNKESKQNSNQKCRLSNPHALVVHCCLALATIAACLKSEGNSSASIILTSSQKKQRSRLSVLAHLSSVDDTVKSCLQPHCASAMLALSSLISLENGGQSRSSLCETALALFPRMATIHTLLKLWLSDGSEALCRYNAGLLNLFGLRDGCVGLLETRLKWGGPLAIEQACSVGIPQLLIRLLTDGFSKEPSDEKEGSIHRSGLSPLGVVWTLSALSQCLPGGVFREILYRREHVKLLTDLLSDTHLKALAAWTGLGGGKKGVRELINSVVDILAFPFVAVQSSPNMPSTSASINSGFLLNIASPGGRIGTENKEMLKTIEKNMAQYIQVLLEVSVPGCILHCFDHVNMEDLSRPLAIVAKMVGYRPLASQLLREGLLNHSRVEKLLKGPIAKETLLDFLMIVSDLARMSKDFYEPIDKAGMVGYLKNFLSNEDPDLRAKACSAIGNMCRHSSYFYSSLATNKVIELVVDRCSDPDKRTRKFACFAVGNAAYHNDMLYEELRRSIPQLTKLLLAPEEDKTKGNAAGALSNLVRNSNILCEDIVSQGAIQALLKMVSSYSTVALSPSRKDVLTESPLKIVLFALRKMCDHAACRLFLRSSELLPVIVHLRQSPDPAISEYASAIATKACQP; encoded by the exons ATGGGGATAGAAGATTACCATGTCATCGTGCTCGTTGGGGAGGGCTCCTTCGGGAAGGTGTACATGGGAAGGCGCAAGTACACTCGCCAG ACGGTAGCTATGAAGTTTATCCTTAAGCATGGGAAGACTGACAAAGATATACATAATCTAAGGCAGGAGATTGAG ATTCTGAGGAAACTCAAACATGAGAATATAATCGAAATGATCGATTCATTTGAAACCCCTCAGGAATTTTGTGTGGTAACAGAGTTTGCTCAG GGAGAGCTGTTTGAGGTGCTTGAGGATGATAAGTGCCTTCCAGAAGAACAGGTTCAAGCAATTGCTAAGCAGCTG GTTAAGGCACTGCATTACTTGCACTCCAATCGTATTATCCATCGGGATATGAAACCTCAGAACATCCTTATTGGGAAAGGATCTGTTGTCAAG CTCTGTGATTTTGGGTTTGCTCGTGCCATGTCAGCTAATACTGTTGTGTTACGTTCTATAAAAG GAACACCTCTATACATGGCTCCAGAACTTGTGAGGGAACAACCTTACAACCACACAGCAGATTTGTGGTCCCTTGGTGTCATCTT GTATGAACTATTTGTTGGACAGCCCCCTTTTTATACAAATTCAGTCTATGCACTTATACGGCACATTGTCAAG GATCCTGTGAAATATCCAGAAAATATGAGTGCACATTTTAAGAGCTTCTTAAAGGGTTTATTAAATAAG TCGCCTCAGAGTAGATTAACCTGGCCAGCATTGTTGGAGCACCCATTTGTCAAAGACGATTCAGTGGAGCCAGCTGCT GACAATGGAACTGTTCCTTATGAAGTTAAAGGATCTGAGGCTACCTGGAAAGCAGATGAAATCCAAACGTCCAGGAAACAACCTCCTGTTACTGATCCACAAA GTAGAAATACTGTTGAAAACAGGGAAATTGTTTACGataaacaaaacaacaaaaaagtgGAAGGCCCTAAGCATGCTGCTGAGGATCATCATGGTTCAGCTACTGGTCCTGGTTCTGACATCAGCATTCTGTCAG AATGTTCAGCTTTAGATAAGCTGGAAAAAACTTCACAAACAGTAAAAGGTGCAAATGCCATTATTGAAGATAGTGAAGTGCTGTCAACTGCCCTCAGCCCCATCAAAATTTGGTTGAGCAATACTTCTACTTCACCCAG GGAACTGAATATTGATGATGCAAACCAATCACTCAGGATTGTAAAAAATTTAATTGAAGCAGGGTCATATCAATCTTTTGCAGCAATTGATGACATAATCTGCATGTTTCTTGAGTGTACAAGTGTCATTATCAAAACTAAGATTTCAGATGCTTACAGCTTTGCAGTGAAG TGCCTAGCCATTGGACGAAAGCTGCTTGATACAAGTGAAGGTCCTGTGCTGCAATCTTATGACAGACACTGGTCCTCTCTATATGAGCTTTATTCTCAG ATTCTGGTTTCTACAATTGATCCATCTGGAAGAATCTCTCGTGAGTCGACTGCATGCCTTGCTCTGATGTTATCTCGGGTTATTTCTGGATTGAAAACAAGTATCTCCTCTGAGAGTCCAAAGCCAATGGAAGAAAGTCTCATCAAGATCATCAATCATGCAAGGAGTTCACAGTTACTAGAACTCTTATGTGAGTGTCTAATAGCTTCAGGTTCAGATATAGTATCTGGGTCCACTAACATGGTACCAGCAGCTTGTGAGGCATGCAAGGCCATTTGGTATCTAGCTCATGCTGTTGACATTATGTCCCTTGGCACACATAATTTTTCATTTCCATTAGCTAACTCATGGAGACAAGTTCATGCAAAACTGGATGGTAAAATGCAAGATCAAGGATCATTGCCAGCCTCACAAAAAAAAGATTCATTATCAGATATAGACTCTACCCATCTGATAAATATATTTGTCAAATCATTCCTGGCTTCAAAACCGATGCAGGTTGCTGTTTATCACTGCTTGCATAATGGTTTGGAGTCTGCTATTCATGCTTCTCTTCAG CTAATCTCAAGAGCTTGTCTACTGGATGCTTCTTTCTGTGCTATGATTTGTGGCCCAATAAATCCATCATCCAATGTCAATGAAGTAGAACATGGTGGAGATGGAACAATTGTATCTGACATGTTTTCTCTATTGTCACTGTGTGGCTCATATTTGAATAAGGAGTCCAAGCAAAACAGTAATCAGAAATGCAGGCTATCCAATCCTCATGCCCTAGTAGTGCACTGTTGCCTTGCACTGGCAACAATAGCTGCATGCCTGAAGTCAGAAGGGAATTCTTCAGCATCAATTATCTTAACGAGTTCCCAGAAGAAACAGCGGTCCCGACTTTCTGTTCTTGCGCATCTCTCTTCAGTTGATGATACAGTCAAGAGTTGCCTCCAGCCACACTGTGCATCTGCAATGCTTGCACTATCGTCGCTTATTTCATTGGAAAATGGAGGGCAAAGTAGATCTTCTCTGTGTGAAACTGCCCTTGCATTGTTTCCTCGTATGGCAACAATACACACATTGCTGAAGCTTTGGCTATCTGATGGTAGTGAAGCACTCTGTCGATATAATGCTGGTCTGCTAAATCTGTTCGGCCTTCGTGATGGGTGTGTTGGGCTGTTGGAAACAAGACTGAAATGGGGTGGGCCATTGGCCATTGAACAAGCCTGCTCTGTtggcatcccacaactcctaaTTCGCTTGCTTACTGATGGATTCTCAAAGGAACCATCTGATGAAAAAGAAGGTTCAATACACCGTAGTGGATTATCACCATTGGGAGTTGTCTGGACTCTCTCGGCTTTATCTCAATGTCTACCTGGTGGTGTTTTCCGTGAAATTTTGTATAGAAGGGAGCATGTAAAGCTTTTAACTGACCTACTGTCTGATACACACCTCAAGGCATTGGCAGCTTGGACTGGTCTTGGTGGTGGGAAAAAGGGAGTTCGGGAGCTGATAAACTCGGTCGTTgatattttagcatttccctTTGTTGCAGTGCAGAGTTCTCCAAACATGCCATCAACATCGGCGTCCATCAATAGTGGTTTCCTTCTTAACATTGCATCACCTGGTGGAAGAATCGGTACTGAGAATAAGGAAATGCTGAAAACTATTGAGAAAAACATGGCTCAGTACATTCAAGTTCTACTAGAG GTTAGTGTTCCCGGGTGTATACTTCACTGCTTTGATCATGTTAACATGGAAGATCTATCAAGGCCCTTGGCCATAGTGGCCAAAATGGTTGGGTATCGTCCACTTGCTTCTCAGCTTCTTAGAGAAGGTTTACTAAATCATAGCAGGGTTGAAAAATTACTGAAAGGCCCTATTGCTAAAGAGACATTGCTTGACTTCCTCATGATAGTTTCTGATCTTGCCCGGATGTCAAAG GACTTTTATGAACCAATTGATAAAGCAGGCATGGTTGGTTATTTAAAGAACTTTCTATCAAATGAGGACCCTGATTTAAGAGCAAAAGCTTGCAGTGCAATTGGCAACATGTGCCGCCACAGTTCCTACTTCTACAGTTCACTT GCAACAAATAAGGTAATTGAGCTGGTAGTTGACAGATGCTCTGACCCGGACAAGCGCACTCGGAAGTTTGCATGCTTTGCT GTAGGAAATGCTGCTTATCACAACGACATGCTATATGAAGAACTTAGACGGTCCATTCCTCAACTCACCAAGCTACTTCTTGCACCTGAGGAGGATAAAACCAAGGGCAATGCTGCAGGAGCGTTGAGTAACCTAGTGAGGAACTCTAACATACTCTGTGAAGACATTGTCTCCCAGGGCGCAATTCAG GCCCTGCTGAAGATGGTCAGTAGCTACTCCACCGTGGCTCTGAGCCCCAGCAGGAAAGACGTGCTAACAGAATCTCCGCTGAAGATCGTGCTCTTCGCGCTGCGCAAGATGTGCGACCACGCCGCCTGCCGGCTCTTCCTCCGATCGTCGGAGCTGCTCCCGGTCATCGTGCACCTGAGGCAATCGCCGGATCCAGCCATCTCTGAGTATGCTTCTGCCATCGCCACCAAGGCTTGCCAGCCTTGA